Part of the Bacteroidales bacterium genome is shown below.
ATAGATGCAGTAACAACATCCTCCACACCCTCTTTACACTCGGCAACGGGTTGTCCGTAAGGATCGATAAGCATAGTATCGCCCGAGTAGTCGCCCCACTCATCAGTACCACCACGATTAACAGCGGCAACGTAGCATAAATTCTCTATTGCACGAGCCTTAGCGAGAGTACACCATGGATAACGGCGAACACGAGGCCAATTTGCCACACATATAATCAACTCATAGTCATTTCTATTACGGCTAAACACAGGAAAACGCAAATCGTAGCAGATAAGCAAAAGTATTTTCACACCCCTAAACTCTACCACCTTACGCTCCACTCCTGCTGTATAAACCTTATCCTCGCCACTGAACGAGAAGAGGTGATGTTTATCGTAAACCTCAACCTCGCCATCGGGTTTGCAGAAGTACATACGATTATAATATTTACCGCCATCCTCAACAGCAACACTACCAACTATGGCAGCATCCATACGTTTAGCCATCTGCATCATCCACTCAAAGGCAACACCGCCCACAGGCTCAGTTATCTCAGTTGGTTTCATACAGAAACCAGTTGTAAACATTTCTGGTAGAATATATATGTCGCTCTTCTCAGCCCCAAGAATAAGCTCTTCAGCACGAGCCAAGTTCTCCTTTGGACTACACCACTTAATATCAGTTTGCAATAGCGTTATTT
Proteins encoded:
- a CDS encoding amidohydrolase → MKITLLQTDIKWCSPKENLARAEELILGAEKSDIYILPEMFTTGFCMKPTEITEPVGGVAFEWMMQMAKRMDAAIVGSVAVEDGGKYYNRMYFCKPDGEVEVYDKHHLFSFSGEDKVYTAGVERKVVEFRGVKILLLICYDLRFPVFSRNRNDYELIICVANWPRVRRYPWCTLAKARAIENLCYVAAVNRGGTDEWGDYSGDTMLIDPYGQPVAECKEGVEDVVTASIDLELINNFRNKFPALNDADDFILK